The Arachis hypogaea cultivar Tifrunner chromosome 16, arahy.Tifrunner.gnm2.J5K5, whole genome shotgun sequence genome contains a region encoding:
- the LOC140180226 gene encoding cytochrome P450 71A9-like produces the protein MFLKLGSIPTLVVSSAEIAKETFKNHEMAFFGRPKLYAMNRFGYNGSAMTFTPYGDYWKEIRKIVMLDLLSAKRVQSFQAVRFEEVQVLLHFIALSCGSPVNLSHLKLSLTSKKYLI, from the exons ATGTTCTTGAAGTTGGGTTCTATTCCTACTTTGGTGGTCTCCTCCGCCGAGATAGCCAAAGAGACCTTCAAGAACCATGAAATGGCTTTCTTCGGCCGTCCCAAACTTTATGCCATGAACCGTTTTGGATACAACGGTTCAGCTATGACTTTCACTCCTTACGGTGACTACTGGAAGGAAATAAGGAAAATTGTGATGTTGGATTTGCTGAGTGCAAAGAGGGTTCAATCTTTTCAAGCTGTGAGGTTTGAAGAGGTTCAAGTTCTCCTCCATTTCATAGCACTTTCCTGCGGTAGTCCTGTTAACCTAAGCCACTTGAAGCTTTCTCTTACCAGTAAAAAG TATCTCATTTaa